One genomic window of Fusarium verticillioides 7600 chromosome 2, whole genome shotgun sequence includes the following:
- a CDS encoding arylsulfatase encodes MVVAKRPNFLIIVADDLGFSDVKPYGSEIDTPVLDRLSKDGIRMTNFHTAQACSPTRAMLLSGTDNHIAGLGQMAEFAEMKKNLTGKYPDYVDKPGYEGYLNWKVAALPEILSDAGYLTLMSGKWHLGMTPDVSPSARGFKKSFGFLPGCGNHFNYEPQFEADQDTMLLTSDGFWMENQNPVDRKKDLPDDFYSTNFFTDKLLDMLSNRTEEEKEQPFFSYLAYTAPHWPMQAPQDVIDKYSGKYDNGPDQLRLDRLARLKELGLVPADIEAAPPVGFEAGVKWEDLTAHEQAVSARKMEVYAAMVDLLDQNIGRVVDALEASGELDNTFILFMSDNGAEGSTLEAAPLLSSFKTLGELIAAHYDNSLENIGKHDSYVWYGSRWACAATAPSRGFKGWSTEGGIRCPCLIRFPPISSAPESISHTFTTVMDILPTILDLAQVQHPGRTFRGREVVNPRGKSWVNHLSSPTDYPTVHQDADHIHGWELFGNRAIRRGNWKAVLLAKQGGDNWELFDVEKDPAEQHDLSKKRPEILEEMLVHWATYVAETGLVEDAF; translated from the exons ATGGTTGTTGCAAAAAGACCCAATTTCCTTATCATCGTTGCCGATGACCTTGGCTTCAGTGATGTAAAGCCATATGGCTCCGAGATAGACACCCCTGTTTTGGACCGCCTTTCCAAAGATGGCATACGCATGACCAACTTCCATACCGCCCAGGCATGCTCGCCCACGCGAGCAATGCTTCTTTCTGGGACAGACAACCATATCGCCGGACTTGGTCAGATGGCCGAATTtgccgagatgaagaagaacctcaCTGGCAAGTATCCTGACTACGTCGACAAGCCTGGCTATGAAGGATACCTAAACTGGAAAGTGGCTGCTTTGCCTGAGATTCTTTCTGACGCAGGATACTTAACTCTCATGTCTGGAAAGTGGCATTTGGGAATGACTCCTGATGTGTCACCAAGTGCAAGAGGTTTCAAGAAGAGTTTTGGTTTTTTGCCTGGTTGTGGCAACCACTTCAACTACGAACCGCAATTCGAGGCTGACCAAGATACTATGCTGTTGACCTCGGATGGATTTTGGATGGAGAACCAAAATCCTGTGGATAGAAAGAAAGACCTACCTGATGACTTTTATTCTACCAATTTCTTCACAGATAAGTTACTTGATATGTTGAGCAACAGAACcgaagaggaaaaagagcAGCCCTTCTTTTCATACTTGGCTTATACGGCGCCACATTGGCCAATGCAGGCGCCACAAGATGTTATAGACAAATACA GCGGAAAATACGACAACGGCCCCGACCAGCTCAGACTAGACAGGCTTGCCAGACTAAAAGAGCTGGGTCTTGTGCCAGCTGATATCGAAGCAGCTCCTCCTGTTGGCTTCGAAGCTGGAGTGAAGTGGGAAGACCTCACAGCCCACGAGCAAGCTGTTTCtgcgaggaagatggaggttTATGCAGCAATGGTCGACCTCCTTGACCAGAATATTGGGAGAGTCGTAGATGCACTTGAAGCATCTGGTGAGCTTGACAACACTTTCATCCTGTTCATGTCAGATAATGGCGCAGAAGGATCTACTCTGGAAGCTGCACCT CTCTTGTCATCATTCAAAACACTCGGAGAACTTATAGCTGCACACTATGACAATAGTCTCGAAAATATTGGCAAACACGATTCGTACGTCTGGTATGGCTCTCGTTGGGCATGCGCTGCTACTGCGCCTTCTCGAGGGTTTAAGGGATGGTCAACCGAGGGCGGCATTCGCTGTCCTTGCCTCATACGCTTCCCTCCAATCTCATCGGCTCCTGAGTCTATTTCTCACACCTTCACAACAGTAATGGACATACTTCCAaccatccttgaccttgcacAAGTGCAGCACCCAGGGCGAACATTTAGAGGTCGAGAAGTTGTCAATCCCCGAGGAAAGTCCTGGGTCAACCATCTCTCATCTCCTACAGATTATCCTACCGTTCATCAGGATGCGGATCACATACATGGCTGGGAGTTATTTGGTAATCGTGCCATCCGTAGGGGAAATTGGAAGGCAGTTTTGTTGGCAAAGCAAGGCGGCGACAATTGGGAGCTATTTGACGTGGAGAAGGATCCTGCTGAACAACATGATCTATCAAAGAAGAGGCCTGAAATTTTGGAAGAAATGCTAGTGCATTGGGCTACGTACGTTGCCGAGACGGGGTTAGTGGAAGACGCGTTCTGA